The Brassica napus cultivar Da-Ae chromosome C7, Da-Ae, whole genome shotgun sequence genome has a segment encoding these proteins:
- the LOC106370965 gene encoding pectin acetylesterase 2-like, producing MKKLLWSLTVFGVILILPVNGVLEFDKMERLPDFNGTNVYQTENNVYSKAKPTMVELTFVKNPVERSAVCLDGSPSGYHFHPGSGSGAKNWIVQFEGGGWCGTIEDCVNMKKTSHGSSKYMEKQIPFTGILSDKAAENPDFYNWNKVKVRSCDGGSLMGDNENKDAKLQFRGKRIWTAVMVDLMTFNGLREAKQALLSGCSTGGLAAILYCDNFKWYYPKGKVKCLSDAGLFLDATDVAGDRPLRNLYRDLIQLQSVTTQLSNECLKRLNPTSCFFAQNLINQVNTSLFILNAAYDSWQIRESLTPKSADPNGSWSDCRLNIAKCNASQIKFLQGFRTHMVNLISGFTKPSKNGVFINSCFTHCQTENQDTWYSKNSPAVKNKRIAVAVGDWYFERRGAKLIDCAYPCDKTCRNEVVE from the exons ATGAAGAAACTTTTATGGAGTCTGACTGTGTTTGGTGTCATCTTAATCCTCCCTGTTAATGGGGTGCTGGAGTTTGATAAAATGGAGAGGCTCCCAGATTTTAATGGGACAAATGTGTATCAGACCGAAAATAATGTCTATTCCAAAGCAAAGCCTACAATGGTAGAACTCACTTTCGTTAAAAATCCTGTTGAGAGATCAGCAG TGTGTCTAGATGGAAGTCCTTCCGGATATCATTTTCATCCCGGGTCCGGTTCAGGAGCAAAGAATTGGATCGTTCAGTTTGAG GGAGGTGGATGGTGTGGTACCATCGAAGATTgtgtaaatatgaaaaaaactaGTCATGGATCGTCCAAGTATATGGAGAAACAGATACCTTTTACAGGAATTCTAAGTGACAAAGCCGCGGAAAATCCAG ACTTTTATAACTGGAACAAAGTAAAAGTTAGGTCCTGTGACGGTGGATCCTTAATGGGAGACAATGAAAATAAG GATGCAAAACTTCAGTTTAGAGGAAAGCGAATATGGACAGCTGTTATGGTAGACTTGATGACATTCAATGGATTGCGTGAGGCAAAGCAG GCTCTGCTTTCTGGATGTTCTACTGGAGGCCTTGCAGCGATACTTTACTGTGATAATTTTAAATGGTATTACCCTAAAGGCAAAGTAAAATGTCTGAGTGATGCTGGCCTTTTCCTTGATGC CACCGATGTCGCTGGAGATCGACCTCTTAGAAATTTATACAGAGATTTAATACAATTACAG AGTGTTACAACACAGCTCTCTAACGAATGTTTAAAACGTCTTAATCCAACTTCG TGTTTTTTCGCGCAAAACCTAATAAACCAAGTGAACACGTCATTGTTTATTCTAAATGCTGCATACGATTCTTGGCAG ATCCGAGAGAGTTTAACTCCTAAATCTGCAGATCCAAATGGAAGTTGGTCTGACTGTAGACTTAACATCGCAAAGTGCAATGCATCTCAGATCAAGTTCTTGCAAG GTTTCAGGACTCATATGGTGAATTTGATCAGTGGTTTTACAAAGCCAAGTAAGAACGGAGTATTTATTAACTCGTGCTTTACACATTGCCAAACAGAGAATCAGGACACATGGTATTCCAAAAACTCTCCTGCTGTTAAGAACAAG AGGATTGCAGTAGCTGTGGGAGATTGGTATTTCGAAAGAAGAGGAGCGAAACTCATAGACTGTGCTTATCCTTGTGACAAGACTTGCCGCAATGAAGTTGTCGAATGA
- the LOC111208272 gene encoding protein RER1B-like encodes MDGSGGGGDGGGSIATVAVDPELDLSSDAGASLPTRGSDEFKPFIRRLPEFKFWYSMTKAFCIAFLMTFFSVFDVPVFWPILLCYWVVLFFLTMRRQISHMIKHKYIPFSIGKQKYSGRRSSASSGGASRAD; translated from the exons ATGGACGGAAGCGGCGGCGGTGGTGACGGTGGTGGTTCCATAGCCACGGTGGCGGTTGATCCTGAGCTCGACCTCTCCTCTGATGCTGGAGCTTCTCTCCCTACTCGAGGCTCTGATGAGTTCAAGCCTTTTATCCGCCGTCTCCCCGAGTTCAAATTCTG GTACTCCATGACTAAGGCCTTCTGCATAGCTTTCCTCATGACGTTCTTCTCGGTCTTTGATGTCCCTGTCTTCTGGCCTATTCTGCTTTGCTACTGGGTCGttctctttttcctcaccatGAGACGCCAAATCTCCCACATGATCAAGCACAAGTACATCCCTTTCAGCATCGGTAAACAG AAATATAGTGGCCGTAGATCTTCTGCGAGTAGCGGTGGTGCCTCTCGTGCGGATTGA